CGCCGTGGGGGATGAAGAGCGTCGGCAAGCTCTTGTCGCTCACGGGCGGGACCCCGCGCGTTGTCGCTGCCATCCCCTCAGATCCGCAAGCCGAGACGGCGGTCGAGGGAGAAACGGTCGCCGCCCCGGAGGAAGATCGCGAGGGCCACCAGGCCCCACATCAACGGATATTCGATGCCGCCCGCCGTCCAGAAGAACCCGTTTGGCACGTGCACCGACAGGGCCACCCCCATGAAGACGGCGAGGGCCAGGGCGACTGGCCGGGTCAGGAGCCCCAGCACCAGTGCCAGCCCCCCGGCGAACTCGATGAGGCCTGCCAGCGTGGCGAACACGAGGCCGGGGCTCATGCCCAGGGTGGACTCGAAGTACTGGCCCGTGGCAACCAGCCCGTGACCGCCGAACCAGCCGAAGAGCTTCTGGGCGCCGTGGGGTATGAGCAGCAGGCCCGTGGTGATACGGACCAGGGGAAAGGCCAGCGGCGCCAGACGGTCGAGGGGCGAGATGGCGCTGGGCGTCACCGGGGCGGCGAAAGTTTGAGTGTTCATGGCGAAACCTCCTCAGTTCAGGGACACCGGGACCGCTTCCCGATGTTGCGGCTCACCGTACAGAGGTTTCCGATATGGGCCTAGCCCGCTATTCTGTAACTCATGGTTGCCGAATCAGAAACCCTCGGGGGCTCGTTGGAAGACGTCCGCGCCTTCTGCGCGGTGATCGAGCACGGTACCATCTCTGCGGCTGCCCGGACGCTGGGAGGCACTAAGGGGGGCGTGAGCCGGCGCGTGTCACGCCTCGAGCACCGGCTCGGCGTGAGCCTGCTGGCGCGCACGCCCAGGGCGGTCAGCGCCACGGAGGAAGGCGCCGCCTTCTACGCCAAGGCCCGCGATGCCCTGGCGCTGCTGGCCGAGGCCGTCCAGAGCGCGCAGCACGCCCAATCCATCCCAAGCGGCCATCTCCGGATCACTGCGCCACTGGACTTCGGCATGGACATCCTGCCACCCCTGGTCGTGGCGTTCCGCATGGCGAACCCCCAGGTAACCGTCGAGATGCTGGTCACCGACGCCCCGCTCGACCTGGCCGCCCACCGGATCGATCTCGCCTTGCGTGCCACCTCCGGTGACCTGCCCGACATGGGCTACCGGGCATCGACCCTCGTAACGTTTCCCATCGGCCTATACGCGTCGCCGGGTTATCTCGCCGCGCGCGAGCCTCCGGCGGCACCGGCCAAGTTGGTCGAGCACGACCTAATCGTCCCCCAGAGTTTCACCGGCGCGGCCACGCTGAGCCTGACCAATCGCCGCGGCCGCACCGAACAGGTCGCCCTGCAGCCGGTCATCCAGACCAACGACTTCGCCAGCGCCCATCGGGTACTGCTGGCTGACGGCGGTATCGGTCCGATGCCCGAGATTACGGTCGCGAATACGTTGGCCTCGGGGACCCTCATCCGCGTACTCCCGGACTGGACCCTCGCACACGCAAAGCTTCACGCCATCAGCCTCGCTGGCAGCGAAGCGCCCGCGCGAGTGCGGGCGTTCCGGGAGTTTATCCGAGAGCAATTGTCCGGGCGCGGGACTTGAGGTAACAAAGCTCCAGCACACGGAACGCACGACATCGCCATCCACGGCTGCGTATTCCACGGCTTCCCGCCCCCTTTCCGGGACTGGGCCGTCGAGAACAGCAACTACCCGCGGGAGCTGGCCGAGGCCAGCCTGCGCCACGTCCTGGATAGCGAGACTGAGGCGGCCTACCAGCGGGGAGATTTATTGGAGCGCAGTCGGGAGTTGATGAAAGCCTGGGCTAGGTGGTGTCGCGGGACGACAGAGACCTGACTGATAGCAACAATTGGGGTTACCCTGCCCTTCACATCCAGAGGGACCTGAGCATATGGCGAAGATCTTGATTCCTGCCCAACACCCCGAGGACTGGAAGCAGTTCCTCGCAGAGCCCGAGAAGCAGTGGCGGGCGGGCTATTCCGCAAAGGCCCTTGCGGACTGTTGGCAGCGCACACCCGGCTTCCCACCGGAAGTGGAGCGGCTCCTCAAAACCTCACTCGCATTCCGCGACGTCGAGATGCTCTACGGCATACCCGAGCTACAAACTCCGCTGCCCGGGGGTGCCCGACCGTCCCAAACTGACCTATGGGTACTGGCACGAGCTTCCGACGGTCTGGTCTCCATTGCCGTGGAGGGCAAGGTTTCTGAACCCTTCGGCGACCTAGTCGCCGACTGGATAGAACCGGCGACACCGGGGAAGCAGAAGCGTTTGGCTTACCTGTGCGAGCTTCTTGCTCTGATGGAATCCGATGCCCTGCCACTCCGCTACCAGCTGTTGCACAGGACCGCTTCTGCGGTCTTGGA
The Gammaproteobacteria bacterium DNA segment above includes these coding regions:
- a CDS encoding LysR family transcriptional regulator, with the protein product MVAESETLGGSLEDVRAFCAVIEHGTISAAARTLGGTKGGVSRRVSRLEHRLGVSLLARTPRAVSATEEGAAFYAKARDALALLAEAVQSAQHAQSIPSGHLRITAPLDFGMDILPPLVVAFRMANPQVTVEMLVTDAPLDLAAHRIDLALRATSGDLPDMGYRASTLVTFPIGLYASPGYLAAREPPAAPAKLVEHDLIVPQSFTGAATLSLTNRRGRTEQVALQPVIQTNDFASAHRVLLADGGIGPMPEITVANTLASGTLIRVLPDWTLAHAKLHAISLAGSEAPARVRAFREFIREQLSGRGT
- a CDS encoding DoxX family protein encodes the protein MNTQTFAAPVTPSAISPLDRLAPLAFPLVRITTGLLLIPHGAQKLFGWFGGHGLVATGQYFESTLGMSPGLVFATLAGLIEFAGGLALVLGLLTRPVALALAVFMGVALSVHVPNGFFWTAGGIEYPLMWGLVALAIFLRGGDRFSLDRRLGLRI